One stretch of Methylococcus capsulatus DNA includes these proteins:
- the pyk gene encoding pyruvate kinase, whose product MTTGIRRTKIIVTLGPASESPEMLERILNAGADVVRLNFSHGTADEHRARAERVREISRRMDRYVAILADLQGPKIRIARFKGDRKVVLQEGQSFDLDTAFPPDQGDETQVGCAYEALPTDVEAGDTLLLNDGLIELKVKSVEGTRVKCVVTVGGVLSNHKGINKLGGGLSAPALTEKDKADLKTAVEIGADYLAISFPRSKEDILEARELLSRAGGNMGLVAKIERAEAIKDGVIEGIIDASDAIMVARGDLGVEIGDARLPHEQKRLINLARSRNKVVITATQMMESMIENPLPTRAEVSDVANAVIDGTDAVMLSAETATGKFPDRTVAAMVRVCKEAEKYPRTRQSSHRMDQKFHRIDEAIAMSAMYIANHLPVRAIGALTESGSTPLWMSRISSGIPIFALTPHEAVCRRVTLFRGVYPIFFNERDISDHHVLNRAIAEEFLKRNLVTMDDLVIMTKGDLTGRTGGTNALKISRISDVIAAAP is encoded by the coding sequence ATGACAACGGGTATTCGCCGTACCAAGATCATCGTCACGCTGGGGCCGGCTTCCGAGTCTCCGGAGATGCTCGAGAGAATCCTGAATGCCGGTGCCGACGTGGTCCGGCTGAATTTCTCCCATGGCACGGCGGACGAACACCGCGCCCGCGCCGAGCGGGTGCGGGAAATCAGCCGGCGTATGGATCGCTATGTCGCCATCCTGGCCGATTTGCAGGGGCCCAAGATCCGCATCGCCCGCTTCAAGGGCGACCGCAAGGTCGTGCTGCAGGAAGGCCAGTCTTTCGACCTGGACACCGCCTTTCCGCCGGACCAGGGCGATGAAACCCAGGTCGGCTGCGCTTACGAGGCGCTACCGACGGACGTCGAAGCAGGCGATACCCTACTGCTCAACGACGGCCTGATCGAGCTCAAGGTCAAATCGGTCGAAGGAACCCGTGTCAAATGCGTCGTCACTGTGGGCGGCGTACTGTCCAACCACAAAGGCATCAATAAGCTCGGCGGCGGTCTTTCGGCGCCGGCCCTGACCGAAAAAGACAAGGCGGATCTGAAGACTGCCGTGGAGATCGGGGCCGACTATCTGGCGATTTCCTTTCCGCGCTCGAAGGAAGACATACTGGAAGCCCGCGAACTGTTGAGTCGGGCCGGCGGTAACATGGGACTGGTGGCCAAGATCGAACGTGCGGAGGCCATCAAGGACGGCGTGATCGAGGGGATCATCGACGCTTCCGACGCCATCATGGTGGCGCGCGGTGACCTGGGCGTGGAGATCGGCGACGCCCGTCTGCCGCATGAGCAGAAGAGGCTGATCAACTTGGCACGCAGCCGGAACAAGGTCGTCATCACCGCCACCCAGATGATGGAGTCGATGATCGAGAATCCTTTGCCGACGCGGGCCGAGGTCTCGGATGTAGCCAACGCGGTGATCGACGGCACCGATGCTGTGATGCTATCCGCCGAAACGGCCACGGGCAAGTTTCCGGACCGTACCGTGGCGGCGATGGTGCGGGTTTGCAAGGAAGCGGAAAAATATCCACGGACGCGCCAATCGAGCCACCGCATGGACCAGAAATTCCACCGCATCGACGAGGCCATTGCCATGTCGGCGATGTATATCGCCAACCACCTGCCGGTTCGGGCCATCGGCGCCCTGACGGAATCGGGGTCGACGCCCCTGTGGATGTCGCGCATCAGTTCCGGCATCCCGATCTTCGCCCTCACGCCACACGAGGCCGTGTGCCGGCGGGTGACGCTGTTCCGGGGGGTTTATCCGATCTTTTTCAATGAGCGGGACATCTCGGATCACCACGTGCTGAACCGGGCAATCGCCGAAGAATTCCTCAAACGCAATCTGGTGACGATGGACGATCTGGTCATCATGACCAAAGGTGATCTGACCGGCCGCACCGGTGGCACCAACGCCTTGAAGATCTCACGAATCAGCGATGTGATCGCCGCCGCGCCTTGA
- a CDS encoding HNH endonuclease, whose translation MHHRHLQVLRTDASGMPLEWIGYQEAAKLYYLEQVAYGCGSILFRLRGGINAKTGQRSRIEVNSIVATFGHANSGYKVDMGYVPPLNNAALFRRDGHICLYCGNLFRHSELSRDHIQPTSRGGSDTWNNVVTACKRCNNHKAGRTPEEAKMQLLAIPFTPTHAEYIYLQGRRVLADQMEFLKAHFPRKSPLHQRLS comes from the coding sequence ATGCACCACCGCCACCTTCAGGTACTGCGCACGGATGCCTCGGGAATGCCGCTCGAATGGATAGGCTACCAGGAAGCCGCCAAGCTCTACTATCTGGAACAGGTCGCCTACGGCTGCGGCAGCATCCTGTTCCGGCTGCGCGGCGGCATCAACGCCAAGACGGGGCAACGCAGCCGGATCGAGGTGAATTCGATCGTGGCGACCTTCGGCCATGCCAACAGCGGCTACAAGGTCGACATGGGCTACGTGCCGCCGCTCAACAACGCCGCCCTGTTCCGGCGTGACGGCCACATCTGCCTCTATTGCGGCAATCTGTTCCGCCACAGCGAGCTGTCCCGCGACCACATCCAGCCCACCAGCCGGGGCGGTTCGGACACCTGGAACAATGTGGTGACCGCCTGCAAGCGCTGCAACAACCACAAGGCGGGCAGAACACCGGAGGAGGCGAAGATGCAGCTGCTCGCCATCCCCTTCACGCCCACTCATGCCGAATACATCTACCTGCAGGGCCGCCGGGTACTCGCCGACCAGATGGAGTTCCTCAAGGCGCATTTTCCCCGCAAGAGCCCGCTGCACCAACGGCTGAGCTGA
- a CDS encoding carboxynorspermidine decarboxylase produces the protein MLTETFKRLLPETPAFVYDQTAIDQILLRFKEATGESGPKLLYSVKSFPFLPLLRRIAPYVDGFSASSLFEAKLCAEALAGRGSLHITTPGFRPGEIEEIGRLCDFISFNSLGQFDRWAERVEGTASVGLRVNPQRSFLPDPRYDPCRPYSKLGVPLDHLAGAGRMERLQGLHFHTVFDCAGFGPLVETLAELENKLGEDLKRLRWINLGGGYRLDRELEHMAGLSTRLQHDYGLDVYFEPGKAVTGPAGYLVASVIDVFGSGGKTVAILDSSINHHPEVFEYQRSPRLAESCGEGEERAILAGATCLAGDLFGEYTLPVPPRIGDRLVFKDVGAYTLVKANRFNGHNLPSIYRWDGKVLYLEQSYGYQDYRQQWAGEPGRQ, from the coding sequence ATGTTGACCGAAACCTTCAAGCGCCTGTTGCCGGAAACCCCGGCCTTCGTCTACGACCAGACCGCCATCGACCAGATCCTGTTACGTTTCAAAGAGGCGACCGGAGAGTCCGGCCCGAAGCTGCTGTATTCGGTCAAGTCGTTTCCGTTCCTGCCGCTGTTGCGGCGAATCGCGCCTTACGTCGATGGCTTCTCGGCCAGTTCGCTATTCGAGGCGAAGCTCTGCGCCGAGGCGCTGGCAGGACGGGGCAGCCTGCACATCACTACGCCGGGATTTCGGCCCGGCGAGATCGAAGAAATCGGCAGGCTCTGCGATTTCATCAGCTTCAATTCACTGGGACAGTTCGACCGCTGGGCGGAACGGGTGGAAGGCACGGCCAGCGTGGGACTGCGAGTGAATCCGCAGCGGTCCTTCCTGCCCGACCCCCGTTACGACCCCTGCCGCCCCTATTCGAAACTCGGAGTTCCGCTCGACCACCTGGCCGGCGCCGGGCGTATGGAACGGCTGCAAGGACTCCATTTTCATACCGTCTTCGACTGCGCGGGTTTCGGTCCCCTCGTGGAAACACTGGCCGAGCTGGAGAACAAGCTGGGAGAAGATCTGAAACGGTTGCGGTGGATCAACCTGGGCGGCGGTTACCGTCTGGACCGGGAGCTGGAACACATGGCCGGCCTTTCCACCCGGCTGCAGCACGATTATGGCTTGGATGTCTATTTCGAGCCGGGCAAAGCGGTGACCGGCCCAGCCGGCTATCTGGTCGCCAGCGTCATCGACGTTTTCGGCAGCGGAGGAAAGACGGTCGCCATCCTCGACAGCAGCATCAACCATCATCCGGAAGTATTCGAATACCAGCGCAGCCCCCGCCTGGCCGAGTCCTGCGGGGAAGGGGAAGAAAGGGCGATCCTGGCCGGCGCCACCTGCCTGGCCGGGGACCTGTTCGGCGAGTATACCCTCCCGGTGCCCCCCCGCATCGGGGACCGCCTGGTCTTCAAGGATGTCGGAGCCTACACCCTGGTCAAGGCCAACCGCTTCAACGGCCACAACCTCCCCTCGATCTACCGCTGGGACGGAAAGGTGCTTTACCTCGAACAGAGCTATGGCTACCAGGACTACCGGCAACAGTGGGCCGGCGAGCCCGGCCGTCAGTGA
- a CDS encoding aquaporin — MAPAVGPALVAEFLFTFALVYVVLNAATAKGTAGNSFYGLAIGMTVMTGAFAVGNISGGAFNPAVAVGISTMGLSAWSNLWIYLLSDLAGSGATALVFRLVNPDDR; from the coding sequence ATGGCGCCGGCCGTGGGGCCTGCTTTGGTAGCCGAGTTCCTGTTCACCTTTGCACTGGTCTACGTCGTACTGAATGCCGCCACGGCAAAGGGTACGGCGGGCAATTCGTTTTATGGGTTGGCGATAGGCATGACGGTAATGACCGGGGCATTTGCCGTCGGCAACATTTCCGGCGGAGCCTTTAATCCAGCAGTCGCCGTAGGGATTTCTACCATGGGGCTGTCGGCTTGGTCCAACCTCTGGATCTACTTGTTGTCCGACCTGGCGGGGAGCGGCGCGACTGCTCTGGTGTTCAGGCTGGTGAACCCGGACGACAGATAG
- a CDS encoding Lon protease family protein, which produces MSRPPTALPAAALNTIISSDDLPFVSTAELEPLDHILGQQRAQEAIDVGLAMRRPGYNLYVMGDPGTGRLSLVKRLLERRATREPTPCDWLYLNRLDNPREPVAVSLPAGMGRRFAADVETFVDSLLATFPAAFDNPAYQRRRTAIDREFSRRFDEAVEAVGRKAEQRGILLFRDGDDISFAPRGDGAPLDEAAFAALPEAKKAEFHAQVRELEDDLHEALLELPQWKREATESLRALNRETIEQAAAPLLARLSAPYAGCAALIAHINVLGKHLDRTVAEYLLDDRGQDPREEANRRNRLLDRYAPCVLVSHDPEGGSPVLFAPNPSYPNLFGRIEPPGEQDASHAHARLIFPGLLHQANGGCLIVEAEQLVRDAEAWPALKRALKTGQLRIEPFPADATAGARVQTLLPAPLPLEVKVALVGTRDLYYLLEAADPDFKELFRLPVDFDDHFPLTPESMLDFARLIKSQAAQGGHADVSACGIAALLEYGARLAEHQSRLSARVGDICEVLAEADLERRRDAATTVRAEHVRRALAARERRLDRLNQELLDDVMEGVLLIATEGEKVGCVNGLTVLEAGETCFATPARITATVSPGERGVVDIEREAELGQAIHSKGVLILSGCLAFRYAHDFPLAVSAHLAIEQSYGYIDGDSASLGEFCALVSALTGIPIRQTLAVTGSMNQHGEVQAVGGVNEKIEGFFRLCRARGFTGDQGVIIPAANVRNLMLKAEVSDAVSEERFTVYAVHTVDEALELMTGKAARTVNRLAVSRLKAFADYAEKKD; this is translated from the coding sequence ATGTCCCGACCACCGACCGCGTTGCCTGCCGCTGCCCTGAATACCATCATTTCGTCGGACGACCTCCCCTTCGTTTCTACCGCCGAACTGGAGCCGCTCGACCATATCCTGGGTCAGCAACGGGCGCAGGAAGCTATCGACGTCGGCCTGGCCATGCGCCGCCCCGGCTACAACCTCTATGTCATGGGCGATCCGGGCACCGGCCGCCTATCGCTGGTGAAACGGCTGCTCGAACGCCGCGCCACCAGAGAGCCCACCCCCTGCGACTGGCTGTACCTCAACCGTTTGGACAATCCGCGCGAGCCGGTCGCCGTATCCCTCCCCGCCGGCATGGGCCGCCGCTTCGCTGCCGACGTCGAGACCTTTGTCGACAGTCTGCTGGCCACCTTTCCGGCGGCATTCGACAACCCGGCCTACCAGCGCCGCCGCACAGCGATCGACCGGGAGTTTTCCCGGCGCTTCGACGAAGCCGTGGAAGCGGTGGGCAGGAAGGCCGAGCAACGAGGCATCCTGCTATTCCGTGACGGCGACGACATTTCCTTCGCACCGCGGGGGGATGGCGCACCACTCGATGAAGCGGCTTTCGCGGCGCTGCCGGAGGCGAAGAAGGCGGAATTCCACGCTCAGGTACGAGAACTCGAGGACGACCTGCACGAAGCGCTGCTGGAACTCCCCCAGTGGAAGCGGGAGGCCACCGAATCGCTGCGGGCGCTGAACCGGGAAACCATCGAGCAGGCGGCGGCGCCCTTGCTGGCGCGCCTGAGCGCGCCCTACGCCGGCTGCGCGGCACTCATCGCCCATATCAACGTCCTGGGCAAACATCTGGACAGGACCGTGGCGGAATACTTGCTTGACGATCGCGGCCAGGATCCGCGTGAGGAAGCGAACCGCCGCAATCGCCTGCTGGACCGCTATGCCCCTTGCGTCCTCGTCAGCCACGATCCGGAGGGCGGATCGCCGGTGCTGTTCGCACCCAATCCGAGCTATCCCAACCTGTTTGGCCGGATCGAACCGCCCGGAGAACAGGATGCCTCACATGCCCATGCGCGGCTGATCTTTCCCGGCCTCCTGCACCAGGCCAACGGCGGTTGCCTGATCGTGGAAGCCGAGCAGCTGGTGAGGGATGCGGAAGCCTGGCCGGCGCTCAAACGGGCACTCAAGACCGGTCAGCTCCGCATCGAGCCGTTCCCGGCCGATGCCACCGCCGGGGCCAGAGTGCAGACCCTGCTGCCAGCGCCGCTTCCGCTTGAAGTCAAAGTGGCCCTGGTGGGTACGCGGGATCTGTATTACCTGTTGGAAGCGGCCGACCCCGATTTCAAGGAGCTGTTCCGGCTTCCCGTGGACTTCGACGATCACTTCCCCCTCACCCCGGAGTCGATGCTGGACTTCGCACGTCTGATCAAGAGTCAAGCGGCACAAGGTGGGCACGCCGACGTTTCTGCCTGCGGCATCGCGGCGCTGCTGGAATACGGCGCCCGTCTGGCCGAACACCAGAGCCGGCTGTCGGCGCGGGTGGGCGACATCTGCGAAGTCCTGGCCGAAGCCGACCTGGAACGACGCAGGGATGCCGCCACCACCGTGCGGGCCGAGCATGTCCGCCGCGCCCTGGCGGCGCGCGAACGGCGTCTGGACCGGCTGAACCAGGAACTGTTGGATGACGTGATGGAAGGCGTCCTGCTCATCGCGACGGAGGGGGAGAAGGTCGGCTGCGTCAACGGGCTGACCGTACTGGAGGCGGGTGAAACCTGCTTCGCCACGCCGGCCCGCATTACGGCGACCGTCTCCCCAGGTGAACGCGGCGTGGTGGACATCGAACGCGAAGCCGAGTTGGGCCAAGCCATCCATTCCAAGGGCGTGCTGATCCTTTCCGGCTGTCTGGCTTTTCGCTATGCCCATGACTTTCCGCTTGCGGTCTCGGCCCATCTCGCCATCGAACAGTCCTACGGTTACATTGACGGCGACAGCGCATCGCTCGGGGAGTTCTGTGCTCTGGTGTCGGCTCTCACCGGCATCCCGATCCGGCAGACTCTGGCGGTCACCGGCTCGATGAACCAGCACGGCGAAGTGCAAGCCGTGGGCGGCGTCAACGAGAAGATCGAAGGCTTTTTCCGTCTCTGCCGGGCGCGTGGCTTCACCGGTGACCAGGGCGTCATCATCCCGGCCGCCAACGTCCGCAATCTGATGCTCAAGGCCGAGGTGAGCGATGCCGTAAGTGAGGAAAGGTTCACGGTGTATGCGGTTCACACCGTGGACGAAGCCCTCGAACTGATGACCGGGAAAGCGGCGCGCACCGTGAACCGACTGGCCGTTTCCCGCCTCAAGGCATTTGCCGACTATGCCGAAAAGAAGGACTGA
- a CDS encoding class I SAM-dependent methyltransferase — protein MERKPEPELMEDEAQALAYAQADFSEAHDRFVALFTECFPGEPGFGICLDLGCGPADVLVRFARAHPACRLDGIDGAAAMLALAQRAVDAARLRDRVRLIRGYLPGAELPGRDYDAVISNSLLHHLAAPSVLWETAKRHARPGAALFVMDLLRPDTLARLDELVERHAADAPPLLRRDFRNSLHAAYRPDEVRLQLDAAGLGSCRVAVVSDHHWIAFGRL, from the coding sequence ATGGAACGAAAACCAGAACCCGAACTGATGGAGGACGAAGCGCAGGCATTGGCCTATGCGCAAGCGGATTTTTCCGAGGCGCACGACCGTTTCGTCGCCCTGTTCACCGAATGCTTTCCCGGTGAGCCGGGTTTCGGCATCTGCCTCGATCTCGGCTGCGGGCCGGCCGACGTGCTGGTGCGGTTCGCCAGGGCCCATCCCGCCTGCCGGCTCGACGGCATAGATGGAGCCGCGGCGATGCTGGCGTTGGCGCAGCGGGCCGTGGATGCGGCGCGCCTGCGAGATCGTGTCCGGCTGATTCGGGGGTACCTCCCCGGCGCCGAGCTGCCTGGCCGGGATTACGACGCCGTCATCTCCAATTCGCTGCTGCACCATCTGGCGGCCCCTTCGGTATTGTGGGAGACCGCAAAACGCCATGCGAGACCGGGCGCGGCCTTGTTCGTGATGGACCTGCTGCGGCCCGACACGCTGGCACGCCTCGACGAACTGGTCGAACGCCATGCGGCCGATGCCCCGCCCCTCCTGCGGCGGGATTTCCGCAACTCCCTGCACGCCGCCTATCGCCCGGATGAAGTGCGGCTGCAACTGGATGCCGCGGGGCTTGGCTCCTGCCGGGTTGCTGTGGTGAGCGACCACCACTGGATCGCATTTGGACGGCTCTAA
- a CDS encoding primosomal protein N' produces METVVRVAVPIPAYRCFDYLAPAGVPLENLLPGIRLSVPFGSRIRVGYLIAVAETPGCDVERLRQAGAVLDEEPLLSATDLKLLRWAAHYYHHPLGEVIQSAFPVHLRKGGAAELARPNGLVLTPAGAALDPAMLSRAPVQRRLFEALRGRGQPLPASRLAELAGSARTVRDAARRLVERGWAEWADLPECGIPCAACPPLQLNPAQLAAVEAISANLGRYGAFLLEGVTGSGKTEVYIEVIRRVIARGRQALVLVPEISLTPQLERRLRERIEAPLAVFHSGLNETERAAAWLGFQRGAVGVLLGTRSAVFAPMRRPGIIILDEEHDRSFKQQEGFRFSARDVAVMRARMADIPWVAGSATPSLESIRNVQRGRYARLVLPGRVGAAVAPRYRVLDIRSRRLQDGLSEGLIAAMHDTLAAGDQVLLFLNRRGFAPALVCHGCGWVAQCRRCDANLVLHARESRLRCHHCAAEHALPGRCPACGQEDLRPLGVGTERVDQALQRLFPDVGVVRIDRDSTRGRRSLERMLERVQQGEVRILLGTQMLAKGHHFPGVTLVGILDVDAGFYSTDFRAAEHTAQLIVQVAGRAGRGEKPGTVLLQTRHPDHPLLQRLLREGYPGFAAAELAEREAAGLPPFGHQALWRAESKELALSMDFLARLREEAGGKSSAVHWLGPAPALMPKQAGRYRAQLWLKSDRREALHTVLTDALARLQEAPERRVRWSLDVDPVDFH; encoded by the coding sequence ATGGAAACAGTCGTCAGAGTCGCCGTTCCCATCCCGGCCTACCGCTGTTTCGACTACCTCGCGCCGGCGGGCGTCCCCCTCGAAAATTTGCTCCCCGGCATCCGGTTGAGCGTCCCTTTTGGCAGCCGGATCCGCGTGGGTTATCTCATTGCGGTTGCGGAAACGCCTGGTTGCGATGTCGAGCGGTTGCGCCAGGCCGGGGCGGTGCTGGACGAAGAGCCGCTGCTGTCCGCGACTGATCTGAAGCTGCTGCGATGGGCCGCGCACTACTACCATCATCCGCTGGGGGAGGTCATCCAGTCGGCCTTTCCGGTGCATCTACGGAAAGGAGGGGCGGCTGAGCTCGCCCGCCCTAATGGGCTGGTCCTCACGCCGGCCGGTGCTGCCCTCGATCCGGCGATGCTCAGTCGCGCTCCGGTTCAGCGCAGGCTGTTCGAAGCCTTGCGTGGTCGGGGGCAGCCGCTGCCGGCATCGCGTCTGGCGGAACTGGCGGGTTCGGCCCGGACGGTGCGCGACGCCGCCCGGCGTTTGGTCGAGCGCGGCTGGGCGGAATGGGCGGATTTGCCGGAATGCGGGATTCCCTGCGCTGCCTGCCCACCCCTGCAGCTCAACCCCGCTCAGCTGGCCGCGGTCGAAGCGATATCGGCGAACCTCGGCCGATACGGCGCCTTCCTGCTCGAAGGAGTGACCGGGAGCGGCAAGACCGAAGTCTATATCGAGGTGATCCGGCGGGTCATCGCCCGCGGCAGGCAGGCGCTGGTCCTGGTACCCGAGATCAGCCTCACACCGCAGTTGGAGCGGCGGCTGCGCGAGCGCATCGAAGCGCCGCTGGCCGTGTTCCATTCCGGTTTGAACGAAACCGAGCGCGCCGCCGCCTGGCTGGGTTTTCAGCGAGGGGCGGTCGGAGTGTTGCTCGGGACACGGTCTGCGGTGTTCGCTCCGATGCGGCGGCCGGGAATCATCATTCTGGACGAGGAACACGATCGCTCGTTCAAGCAGCAGGAGGGGTTCCGTTTTTCGGCGCGGGACGTGGCCGTGATGCGCGCCCGCATGGCGGACATTCCATGGGTCGCCGGATCCGCTACACCTTCGTTGGAGTCGATCCGCAATGTTCAGCGAGGGCGCTATGCCCGGCTGGTTTTGCCGGGCCGGGTCGGCGCCGCGGTCGCTCCGCGCTACCGCGTGCTCGACATCCGCTCGCGCCGTTTGCAGGACGGGCTATCGGAAGGGTTGATCGCGGCGATGCACGATACTCTGGCCGCGGGTGATCAGGTACTACTGTTCCTCAACCGCCGCGGTTTTGCACCGGCATTGGTCTGTCACGGCTGCGGCTGGGTCGCGCAATGCAGGCGCTGCGATGCCAACCTGGTGCTGCACGCCAGGGAAAGCCGGCTGCGCTGTCATCACTGCGCCGCCGAGCACGCTCTGCCGGGGCGTTGTCCGGCCTGCGGCCAGGAGGACCTGCGACCCTTGGGGGTCGGTACCGAAAGGGTCGACCAAGCTTTGCAGCGGCTGTTTCCGGACGTCGGCGTGGTGCGGATCGACCGGGACAGCACCCGCGGTCGCCGCAGCCTGGAGCGGATGCTGGAGCGGGTGCAGCAGGGCGAAGTGCGGATACTGCTGGGCACCCAGATGCTGGCCAAGGGGCATCATTTCCCCGGCGTGACTCTGGTCGGAATCCTCGATGTGGACGCGGGTTTTTACAGCACCGATTTCCGGGCGGCCGAGCATACCGCCCAGCTGATTGTGCAGGTGGCCGGCCGCGCCGGGCGGGGCGAAAAGCCTGGCACGGTGTTGCTTCAGACCCGCCATCCGGATCATCCGTTGCTCCAGCGGCTGCTACGCGAAGGTTACCCCGGTTTCGCCGCCGCGGAGCTCGCCGAGCGCGAGGCGGCCGGCCTGCCGCCCTTCGGCCATCAGGCTTTGTGGCGCGCGGAGTCGAAGGAACTCGCGCTGTCGATGGATTTCCTCGCGCGCCTTAGGGAGGAGGCCGGTGGCAAGAGCAGCGCGGTGCATTGGCTGGGGCCGGCGCCCGCGCTGATGCCGAAGCAGGCCGGGCGCTACCGGGCCCAGCTCTGGCTCAAGAGCGACCGGCGGGAGGCATTGCACACCGTTTTGACGGACGCCCTGGCCCGGCTGCAGGAGGCACCGGAGCGACGCGTGCGGTGGTCGCTGGACGTCGATCCCGTGGACTTTCACTGA
- the gap gene encoding type I glyceraldehyde-3-phosphate dehydrogenase, which translates to MTIKIAINGYGRIGRNILRAIYETGRKDVEIVAINDLGDAQINAHLTRHDTVHGPFRGAVEVGEGEIIVNGDHIKVFSEKDPSRLPWAALGVDVVHECTGAFRTKAKCLVHLEAGAKKVIISAPADKNECDATIVYGVNDHTLKAAHTVISNASCTTNCLAPLVKPLLEKIGIVSGLMTTVHSYTNDQVLTDVYHKDLYRARAAALNMIPTKTGAAQAVGLVLPELDGKLSGFAIRVPTANVSVVDLTFIAARETDKDEINAVLKAASENELKGILGYNDQPLVSSDFNHTTTSSNFDSTQTKVVGNLVKVLSWYDNEWGFSNRMLDTTVALMNAR; encoded by the coding sequence ATGACGATTAAGATTGCAATCAATGGATACGGGCGCATCGGCCGCAACATCCTGCGGGCGATTTACGAAACCGGGCGCAAGGATGTGGAGATCGTCGCCATCAACGACCTGGGCGATGCTCAGATCAACGCCCACCTCACCCGCCATGACACCGTGCACGGGCCGTTCCGGGGAGCCGTGGAGGTCGGCGAGGGCGAAATCATCGTCAACGGCGACCACATCAAGGTTTTTTCCGAGAAGGACCCTTCCAGGCTGCCGTGGGCGGCCTTGGGCGTGGACGTCGTGCATGAATGCACCGGAGCGTTCCGCACCAAGGCCAAATGCCTGGTGCACCTCGAAGCCGGCGCCAAGAAGGTGATCATTTCCGCGCCGGCCGACAAGAACGAGTGCGACGCGACCATCGTCTACGGGGTCAATGACCATACCCTGAAAGCCGCCCATACCGTCATTTCGAATGCCTCCTGCACCACCAACTGCCTGGCGCCGCTGGTCAAGCCGCTGCTGGAAAAGATCGGAATCGTGTCCGGACTGATGACCACCGTGCATTCCTACACCAACGACCAGGTACTCACCGACGTTTATCACAAGGATCTGTACCGGGCACGGGCGGCAGCGCTGAATATGATCCCGACCAAGACCGGCGCGGCGCAGGCCGTAGGGCTGGTGCTGCCGGAGCTGGATGGCAAGCTCTCCGGTTTTGCCATCCGGGTGCCGACTGCCAACGTATCGGTCGTGGACCTGACCTTCATCGCCGCCCGGGAAACCGACAAGGACGAGATCAACGCCGTCCTCAAGGCCGCTTCCGAGAACGAGCTGAAGGGTATCCTCGGCTACAACGACCAGCCGCTGGTCTCCAGCGATTTCAACCATACGACGACCTCCTCCAATTTCGACTCGACCCAGACCAAGGTGGTCGGCAATCTGGTGAAAGTGCTGAGCTGGTACGACAACGAGTGGGGTTTCAGCAACCGCATGCTGGACACCACGGTCGCTCTGATGAATGCCAGATGA